A single window of Arvicanthis niloticus isolate mArvNil1 chromosome X, mArvNil1.pat.X, whole genome shotgun sequence DNA harbors:
- the Bcor gene encoding BCL-6 corepressor isoform X3, with translation MLSATPLYGNVHSWMNSERVRMCGTSEDRKIPVNDGDASKARLELREENPLNHNVVDTSGAHRIDGLAALSMDRTGLIREGLRVPGNIVYSGLCGLGSEKGREATPSSLSGLGFSSERNPEMQFKPNTPETVEASAVSGKPSNGFSAIYKTPPGIQKSAVATAESLGLDRPANDKQSPLNINGASYLRLPWVNPYMEGATPAIYPFLDSPNKYSLNMYKALLPQQSYGLAQPLYSPVCTSGERFLYLPPPHYVNPHIPSSLASPMRLSTPSASAAIPPLVHCSDKSLPWKMGVNSGNPVDSHSYPHIQNSKQTRVTSAKAVSSGLPGDTALLLPPSPRPSARVHLPTQPTAETYSEFHKHYPRISTSPSVTLTKPYMTASSEFPTARLSNGKYPKALDGGDCTQSMPGHTRKTTVQDRKDGGSPPLLEKQTVTKDVTDKPLDLSSKVVDVDASKADHMKKMAPTVLVHSRAASGLVLSGSEIPKETLSPPGNGCSIYRSEIISTAPSSWVVPGPSPNEENNGKSLSLKNKALDWAIPQQRSSSCPRMGSTDAVITNVSGSVSSSGRPASASPAPNANADGTKTSRSSVDTTPSVIQHVGQPPSTPAKHSGSTSGKGAKASNPEPSFKASENGLPPTSIFLSPNEAFRSPPIPYPRSYLPYPAPEGIALSPLSLHGKGPVYPHPVLLPNGSLFPGHLAPKPGLPYGLHASRPEFVTYQDALGLGMVHPMLIPHTPIEITKEEKPERRSRSHERARYEDPTLRSRFSEMLEASSTKPHPEVPTDKNLKPNSSWNQGKTGSKSDKLVYVDLLREEADAKADAGAPKAAGLVAENVGQNTEATKPSADPVVQVQQHREFISLREELGRISDFHESFTFKQASGQPVFSLGKDSVAAGTNKENLGVQVATPFLETALGSEGPAVTFGKTQEDHKPFCVGGAPPSMDVTPAYTKEGTDEAESNDGKVLKPKPSKLAKRIANSAGYVGDRFKCVTTELYADSSQLSREQRALQRAMMRFSELEMKEREGSHPATKDSEVCKFSPADWERLKGNQEKKPKSVTLEEAIADQNDSERCEYSTGNKHDLFEAPEDKDLPVEKYFLERPPPVSEPPTDQGVVDVPQSPTPRLDRKRKLSGDSTHTETTVEEVAEDPLKAKRRRISKGLHPKKQRHLLHLRERWEQQVSAAAESKPGRQSRKEVIQAVQPEVTSQGNNITEEKPGKKKAEAKGNRGWSEESLKSCDNEQGLPVFSDSPPMKSLSSTNASGKKQTQPSCTPASRLPAKQQKIKESQKTDVLCTEEDQDCRAASPLQKYTDNIEKPSGKRLCKTKHLMPQESRRSLQITGDYYVENSDTKMTVRRFRKRPEPSSDYDLSPPAKQEPKPFDRLQQLLPATQATQLPCSNSPQETTQSRPMPPEARRLIVNKNAGETLLQRAARLGYEEVVLYCLENKVCDVNHRDNAGYCALHEACARGWLNIVRHLLEYGADVNCSAQDGTRPLHDAVENDHLEIVRLLLSYGADPTLATYSGRTIMKMTHSELMEKFLTDYLNDLQGRSDDDTSGAWEFYGSSVCEPDDESGYDVLANPPGPEDPDEEEDTYSDLFEFEFAESSLLPCYNIQVSVAQGPRNWLLLSDVLKKLKMSSRIFRCNFPNLEIVTIAEAEFYRQVSTSLLFSCPKDLEAFNPESKELLDLVEFTNELQTLLGSSVEWLHPSDTGHEEYW, from the exons ATGCTCTCAGCAACTCCTCTGTATGGGAACGTTCACAGCTGGATGAACAGCGAGAGGGTCCGCATGTGTGGAACAAGCGAAGACAG gaaaattcCTGTGAATGATGGCGACGCTTCAAAAGCCAGGCTGGAGCTGAGGGAGGAGAATCCCTTGAATCACAACGTG GTGGATACCAGTGGAGCCCATCGGATCGATGGCCTGGCAGCGCTGAGCATGGACCGCACAGGCCTCATCCGGGAGGGGCTCCGGGTCCCTGGAAACATCGTTTATTCTGGCTTGTGTGGCCTGGGCTCAGAAAAAGGTCGAGAGGCTACCCCAAGCTCTCTCAGTGGCCTTGGGTTTTCttcagaaagaaatccagagatgcAATTCAAACCGAATACTCCTGAGACAGTGGAggcttctgctgtctctggaaaaCCCTCAAATGGCTTCAGTGCTATATACAAAACACCGCCTGGGATACAAAAAAGTGCTGTAGCTACAGCAGAAAGCTTGGGTTTGGATAGGCCTGCCAATGACAAACAGAGCCCTCTCAACATCAACGGTGCTAGTTACCTGCGGCTGCCCTGGGTCAACCCTTACATGGAGGGGGCCACTCCGGCCATATATCCTTTCCTCGACTCGCCAAATAAGTATTCACTGAATATGTACAAGGCCTTGCTACCTCAGCAGTCCTACGGCTTGGCTCAGCCACTGTATTCTCCTGTCTGCACCAGTGGGGAACGCTTCCTCTACCTGCCACCCCCACACTACGTCAACCCCCACATCCCCTCCTCCTTGGCTTCGCCCATGAGGCTCTCCACACCTTCAGCCTCTGCAGCCATTCCACCTCTCGTCCACTGCTCAGACAAAAGCCTACCATGGAAGATGGGTGTCAACTCTGGGAATCCAGTTGATTCTCACAGTTATCCTCACATCCAAAACAGTAAACAGACCCGGGTGACCTCTGCCAAGGCAGTCAGTAGTGGCCTGCCGGGGGACACAGCTCTTCTGTTACCCCCTTCACCTCGGCCCTCAGCCCGGGTCCACCTTCCAACTCAGCCCACTGCAGAGACCTACTCGGAGTTCCACAAGCACTATCCCAGGATCTCCACCTCCCCCTCAGTCACCCTGACGAAGCCGTACATGACAGCGAGTAGCGAGTTCCCCACAGCAAGGCTGTCCAATGGCAAGTACCCCAAGGCTCTAGATGGAGGTGACTGTACCCAATCCATGCCTGGACACACCCGGAAGACAACGGTTCAAGACAGAAAAGATGGGGGTTCACCACCTCTGTTGGAAAAGCAGACCGTTACCAAAGACGTCACAGACAAACCACTTGACCTGTCTTCTAAAGTGGTAGATGTAGACGCTTCCAAAGCTGACCACATGAAAAAGATGGCTCCCACAGTCCTGGTTCACAGTCGGGCTGCAAGTGGATTAGTGCTCTCTGGAAGTGAGATTCCAAAAGAAACATTATCTCCACCAGGAAATGGCTGTTCTATCTATAGATCAGAGATCATCAGCACTGCTCCCTCATCCTGGGTGGTGCCAGGGCCAAGTCCTAATGAAGAGAACAACGGCAAAAGTCTGTCGCTGAAAAACAAGGCTTTGGACTGGGCAATACCGCAACAGCGGAGTTCCTCGTGCCCCCGCATGGGCAGCACAGATGCTGTGATCACTAATGTTTCAGGCTCTGTGTCCAGCTCAGGACGCCCAGCCTCTGCGTCACCAGCCCCCAACGCCAATGCAGATGGCACCAAGACCAGCAGGAGCTCTGTGGATACCACGCCATCAGTCATCCAGCATGTGGGCCAGCCCCCATCGACGCCTGCCAAGCACAGTGGCAGCACCAGCGGCAAGGGAGCCAAAGCCAGCAACCCAGAACCGAGTTTCAAAGCAAGCGAGAATGGCCTCCCGCCAACCTCAATATTTCTATCTCCAAATGAAGCATTCAGGTCCCCACCAATTCCCTACCCTCGGAGTTACCTCCCTTACCCAGCACCAGAAGGCATCGCTCTAAGTCCCCTCTCTTTACATGGCAAAGGACCTGTGTATCCTCACCCCGTTTTGTTACCCAATGGCAGTCTGTTTCCTGGGCACCTTGCCCCCAAGCCTGGCCTGCCCTATGGGCTGCACGCAAGCCGGCCAGAGTTTGTGACCTACCAAGATGCCTTGGGCCTGGGCATGGTACATCCCATGTTGATCCCACACACACCCATTGAGATCACAAAAGAGGAGAAGCCGGAGAGACGGTCCCGCTCCCATGAGAGAGCCCGTTATGAGGACCCAACCCTCCGTAGCCGGTTTTCTGAGATGTTGGAAGCTAGCAGCACCAAACCACATCCAGAAGTCCCCACTGACAAGAACCTGAAGCCAAACTCTAGCTGGAATCAAGGGAAAACTGGGAGCAAAAGCGACAAACTAGTCTATGTAGACCTTCTCCGAGAAGAAGCAGATGCTAAAGCTGACGCAGGAGCACCCAAAGCAGCAGGCCTTGTAGCCGAGAATGTGGGTCAGAACACAGAGGCCACCAAGCCCTCAGCTGACCCCGTGGTCCAGGTCCAGCAGCACCGTGAATTCATCTCCCTCAGAGAGGAGCTGGGCCGAATCAGTGACTTCCACGAATCTTTCACTTTCAAACAGGCCTCGGGTCAGCCAGTGTTCAGTTTAGGCAAGGATAGTGTTGCAGCAGGAACCAACAAGGAGAACCTGGGGGTGCAGGTAGCAACTCCATTCCTGGAGACAGCTCTGGGCAGCGAGGGCCCTGCTGTAACTTTCGGGAAAACCCAAGAGGATCACAAACCATTTTGTGTGGGCGGTGCCCCTCCAAGCATGGATGTCACCCCCGCCTATACCAAAGAAGGAACTGATGAGGCCGAATCCAATGATGGCAAAGTTCTGAAACCGAAGCCATCCAAGCTGGCAAAAAGAATTGCTAACTCAGCAGGTTATGTGGGGGACCGATTCAAGTGTGTCACCACCGAACTGTATGCAGATTCCAGTCAGCTCAGCCGAGAGCAGCGGGCATTGCAG CGTGCAATGATGCGCTTCTCAGAGctggagatgaaagagagagaaggtagcCACCCAGCAACCAAAGACTCCGAGGTGTGCAAATTCAGCCCAGCCGACTGGGAAAGGTTGAAAGGAAATCAGGAGAAAAAGCCAAAGTCAGTCACCCTGGAAGAGGCCATTGCCGACCAGAACGACAGTGAGAGAT GCGAGTACAGTACTGGAAACAAACATGATCTCTTTGAAGCCCCAGAGGACAAAGATCTTCCTGTGGAAAAGTATTTCTTGGAGAGGCCGCCGCCTGTGAGTGAGCCACCCACTGACCAGGGGGTGGTGGACGTGCCACAGAGCCCCACTCCCCGGCTAGACAGGAAACGCAAATTATCAGGTGACAGCACCCACACTGAGACCACTGTGGAAGAGGTAGCTGAGGACCCTCTGAAAGCCAAGCGGAGGCGGATCTCCAAAG GGCTCCATCCTAAAAAGCAGCGCCACTTGCTGCACCTTAGAGAACGGTGGGAGCAGCAGGTGTCGGCGGCAGCCGAGAGCAAACCTGGCCGGCAAAGCAGGAAGGAAGTGATCCAGGCTGTTCAGCCTGAGGTCACCTCCCAGGGGAATAACATCACTGAAGAGAAGCCTGGCAAGAAAAAGGCAGAGGCCAAAGGCAACAGAGGCTGGTCTGAAGAGTCCCTCAAATCCTGTGACAATGAGCAAG GCTTGCCTGTGTTCTCCGACTCTCCGCCCATGAAGAGCCTTTCATCCACCAATGCAAGTGGCAAAAAGCAGACTCAGCCAAGCTGCACGCCAGCCTCGAGGCTGCCTGCCAAACAgcagaaaattaaagaaagccaGAAGACAGATGTGCTGTGCACAGAGGAAGACCAGGATTGTCGGGCTGCCTCCCCGCTGCAAAAATACACAGACAACATCGAGAAGCCATCGGGGAAGAGACTGTGCAAAACCAAGCACTTGATGCCTCAGGAGTCCAGGAGGAGCTTGCAGATCACAGGCGACTACTATGTGGAGAACAGTGACACCAAG ATGACTGTGCGGAGATTCAGAAAGCGACCTGAGCCCAGTTCGGACTACGATTTGTCACCACCAGCCAAGCAGGAGCCAAAGCCCTTTGACCGTTTGCAACAATTGCTACCGGCCACCCAGGCCACACAGCTGCCATGCTCAAATTCTCCTCAAGAGACCACCCAGTCTCGCCCCATGCCGCCAGAAGCTCGGAGACTCATTGTCAATAAGAATGCTGGCGAGACCCTGCTGCAGCGGGCTGCCCGCCTAGGCTATGAG GAAGTGGTCTTATATTGCCTGGAGAACAAGGTCTGTGATGTCAATCATCGAGACAATGCTGGTTACTGTGCCCTGCATGAAGCTTGTGCCAGGGGATGGCTCAACATCGTTCGCCACCTCCTTGAATATGGCGCTGATGTCAACTGCAGTGCCCAGGATGGAACCAG GCCTCTGCATGATGCTGTGGAGAATGACCACTTGGAAATTGTCCGATTGCTTCTTTCCTATGGTGCTGACCCTACTTTAGCCACATACTCAGGGAGGACCATCATGAAAATGACCCACAGTGAACTTATGGAGAAGTTTCTAACAG ACTATTTAAATGACCTGCAGGGCCGCAGTGATGATGACACCAGTGGCGCTTGGGAGTTCTATGGCAGCTCTGTGTGTG AACCAGATGACGAAAGTGGGTACGATGTTTTGGCTAACCCCCCAGGACCAGAAGACCCAGATGAGGAAGAGGATACCTATAGCGATTTGTTTGAGTTTGAGTTTGCCGAAAGCTCCCTCTTGCCATGTTATAACATCCAAGTGTCCGTCGCTCAGGG GCCACGAAACTGGCTTCTGCTCTCAGACGTGCTCAAGAAATTGAAAATGTCCTCCCGGATATTCCGTTGCAATTTTCCC
- the Bcor gene encoding BCL-6 corepressor isoform X2, producing the protein MLSATPLYGNVHSWMNSERVRMCGTSEDRKIPVNDGDASKARLELREENPLNHNVVDTSGAHRIDGLAALSMDRTGLIREGLRVPGNIVYSGLCGLGSEKGREATPSSLSGLGFSSERNPEMQFKPNTPETVEASAVSGKPSNGFSAIYKTPPGIQKSAVATAESLGLDRPANDKQSPLNINGASYLRLPWVNPYMEGATPAIYPFLDSPNKYSLNMYKALLPQQSYGLAQPLYSPVCTSGERFLYLPPPHYVNPHIPSSLASPMRLSTPSASAAIPPLVHCSDKSLPWKMGVNSGNPVDSHSYPHIQNSKQTRVTSAKAVSSGLPGDTALLLPPSPRPSARVHLPTQPTAETYSEFHKHYPRISTSPSVTLTKPYMTASSEFPTARLSNGKYPKALDGGDCTQSMPGHTRKTTVQDRKDGGSPPLLEKQTVTKDVTDKPLDLSSKVVDVDASKADHMKKMAPTVLVHSRAASGLVLSGSEIPKETLSPPGNGCSIYRSEIISTAPSSWVVPGPSPNEENNGKSLSLKNKALDWAIPQQRSSSCPRMGSTDAVITNVSGSVSSSGRPASASPAPNANADGTKTSRSSVDTTPSVIQHVGQPPSTPAKHSGSTSGKGAKASNPEPSFKASENGLPPTSIFLSPNEAFRSPPIPYPRSYLPYPAPEGIALSPLSLHGKGPVYPHPVLLPNGSLFPGHLAPKPGLPYGLHASRPEFVTYQDALGLGMVHPMLIPHTPIEITKEEKPERRSRSHERARYEDPTLRSRFSEMLEASSTKPHPEVPTDKNLKPNSSWNQGKTGSKSDKLVYVDLLREEADAKADAGAPKAAGLVAENVGQNTEATKPSADPVVQVQQHREFISLREELGRISDFHESFTFKQASGQPVFSLGKDSVAAGTNKENLGVQVATPFLETALGSEGPAVTFGKTQEDHKPFCVGGAPPSMDVTPAYTKEGTDEAESNDGKVLKPKPSKLAKRIANSAGYVGDRFKCVTTELYADSSQLSREQRALQMEGLQEDSILCLPAAYCERAMMRFSELEMKEREGSHPATKDSEVCKFSPADWERLKGNQEKKPKSVTLEEAIADQNDSERCEYSTGNKHDLFEAPEDKDLPVEKYFLERPPPVSEPPTDQGVVDVPQSPTPRLDRKRKLSGDSTHTETTVEEVAEDPLKAKRRRISKGLHPKKQRHLLHLRERWEQQVSAAAESKPGRQSRKEVIQAVQPEVTSQGNNITEEKPGKKKAEAKGNRGWSEESLKSCDNEQGLPVFSDSPPMKSLSSTNASGKKQTQPSCTPASRLPAKQQKIKESQKTDVLCTEEDQDCRAASPLQKYTDNIEKPSGKRLCKTKHLMPQESRRSLQITGDYYVENSDTKMTVRRFRKRPEPSSDYDLSPPAKQEPKPFDRLQQLLPATQATQLPCSNSPQETTQSRPMPPEARRLIVNKNAGETLLQRAARLGYEEVVLYCLENKVCDVNHRDNAGYCALHEACARGWLNIVRHLLEYGADVNCSAQDGTRPLHDAVENDHLEIVRLLLSYGADPTLATYSGRTIMKMTHSELMEKFLTDYLNDLQGRSDDDTSGAWEFYGSSVCEPDDESGYDVLANPPGPEDPDEEEDTYSDLFEFEFAESSLLPCYNIQVSVAQGPRNWLLLSDVLKKLKMSSRIFRCNFPNLEIVTIAEAEFYRQVSTSLLFSCPKDLEAFNPESKELLDLVEFTNELQTLLGSSVEWLHPSDTGHEEYW; encoded by the exons ATGCTCTCAGCAACTCCTCTGTATGGGAACGTTCACAGCTGGATGAACAGCGAGAGGGTCCGCATGTGTGGAACAAGCGAAGACAG gaaaattcCTGTGAATGATGGCGACGCTTCAAAAGCCAGGCTGGAGCTGAGGGAGGAGAATCCCTTGAATCACAACGTG GTGGATACCAGTGGAGCCCATCGGATCGATGGCCTGGCAGCGCTGAGCATGGACCGCACAGGCCTCATCCGGGAGGGGCTCCGGGTCCCTGGAAACATCGTTTATTCTGGCTTGTGTGGCCTGGGCTCAGAAAAAGGTCGAGAGGCTACCCCAAGCTCTCTCAGTGGCCTTGGGTTTTCttcagaaagaaatccagagatgcAATTCAAACCGAATACTCCTGAGACAGTGGAggcttctgctgtctctggaaaaCCCTCAAATGGCTTCAGTGCTATATACAAAACACCGCCTGGGATACAAAAAAGTGCTGTAGCTACAGCAGAAAGCTTGGGTTTGGATAGGCCTGCCAATGACAAACAGAGCCCTCTCAACATCAACGGTGCTAGTTACCTGCGGCTGCCCTGGGTCAACCCTTACATGGAGGGGGCCACTCCGGCCATATATCCTTTCCTCGACTCGCCAAATAAGTATTCACTGAATATGTACAAGGCCTTGCTACCTCAGCAGTCCTACGGCTTGGCTCAGCCACTGTATTCTCCTGTCTGCACCAGTGGGGAACGCTTCCTCTACCTGCCACCCCCACACTACGTCAACCCCCACATCCCCTCCTCCTTGGCTTCGCCCATGAGGCTCTCCACACCTTCAGCCTCTGCAGCCATTCCACCTCTCGTCCACTGCTCAGACAAAAGCCTACCATGGAAGATGGGTGTCAACTCTGGGAATCCAGTTGATTCTCACAGTTATCCTCACATCCAAAACAGTAAACAGACCCGGGTGACCTCTGCCAAGGCAGTCAGTAGTGGCCTGCCGGGGGACACAGCTCTTCTGTTACCCCCTTCACCTCGGCCCTCAGCCCGGGTCCACCTTCCAACTCAGCCCACTGCAGAGACCTACTCGGAGTTCCACAAGCACTATCCCAGGATCTCCACCTCCCCCTCAGTCACCCTGACGAAGCCGTACATGACAGCGAGTAGCGAGTTCCCCACAGCAAGGCTGTCCAATGGCAAGTACCCCAAGGCTCTAGATGGAGGTGACTGTACCCAATCCATGCCTGGACACACCCGGAAGACAACGGTTCAAGACAGAAAAGATGGGGGTTCACCACCTCTGTTGGAAAAGCAGACCGTTACCAAAGACGTCACAGACAAACCACTTGACCTGTCTTCTAAAGTGGTAGATGTAGACGCTTCCAAAGCTGACCACATGAAAAAGATGGCTCCCACAGTCCTGGTTCACAGTCGGGCTGCAAGTGGATTAGTGCTCTCTGGAAGTGAGATTCCAAAAGAAACATTATCTCCACCAGGAAATGGCTGTTCTATCTATAGATCAGAGATCATCAGCACTGCTCCCTCATCCTGGGTGGTGCCAGGGCCAAGTCCTAATGAAGAGAACAACGGCAAAAGTCTGTCGCTGAAAAACAAGGCTTTGGACTGGGCAATACCGCAACAGCGGAGTTCCTCGTGCCCCCGCATGGGCAGCACAGATGCTGTGATCACTAATGTTTCAGGCTCTGTGTCCAGCTCAGGACGCCCAGCCTCTGCGTCACCAGCCCCCAACGCCAATGCAGATGGCACCAAGACCAGCAGGAGCTCTGTGGATACCACGCCATCAGTCATCCAGCATGTGGGCCAGCCCCCATCGACGCCTGCCAAGCACAGTGGCAGCACCAGCGGCAAGGGAGCCAAAGCCAGCAACCCAGAACCGAGTTTCAAAGCAAGCGAGAATGGCCTCCCGCCAACCTCAATATTTCTATCTCCAAATGAAGCATTCAGGTCCCCACCAATTCCCTACCCTCGGAGTTACCTCCCTTACCCAGCACCAGAAGGCATCGCTCTAAGTCCCCTCTCTTTACATGGCAAAGGACCTGTGTATCCTCACCCCGTTTTGTTACCCAATGGCAGTCTGTTTCCTGGGCACCTTGCCCCCAAGCCTGGCCTGCCCTATGGGCTGCACGCAAGCCGGCCAGAGTTTGTGACCTACCAAGATGCCTTGGGCCTGGGCATGGTACATCCCATGTTGATCCCACACACACCCATTGAGATCACAAAAGAGGAGAAGCCGGAGAGACGGTCCCGCTCCCATGAGAGAGCCCGTTATGAGGACCCAACCCTCCGTAGCCGGTTTTCTGAGATGTTGGAAGCTAGCAGCACCAAACCACATCCAGAAGTCCCCACTGACAAGAACCTGAAGCCAAACTCTAGCTGGAATCAAGGGAAAACTGGGAGCAAAAGCGACAAACTAGTCTATGTAGACCTTCTCCGAGAAGAAGCAGATGCTAAAGCTGACGCAGGAGCACCCAAAGCAGCAGGCCTTGTAGCCGAGAATGTGGGTCAGAACACAGAGGCCACCAAGCCCTCAGCTGACCCCGTGGTCCAGGTCCAGCAGCACCGTGAATTCATCTCCCTCAGAGAGGAGCTGGGCCGAATCAGTGACTTCCACGAATCTTTCACTTTCAAACAGGCCTCGGGTCAGCCAGTGTTCAGTTTAGGCAAGGATAGTGTTGCAGCAGGAACCAACAAGGAGAACCTGGGGGTGCAGGTAGCAACTCCATTCCTGGAGACAGCTCTGGGCAGCGAGGGCCCTGCTGTAACTTTCGGGAAAACCCAAGAGGATCACAAACCATTTTGTGTGGGCGGTGCCCCTCCAAGCATGGATGTCACCCCCGCCTATACCAAAGAAGGAACTGATGAGGCCGAATCCAATGATGGCAAAGTTCTGAAACCGAAGCCATCCAAGCTGGCAAAAAGAATTGCTAACTCAGCAGGTTATGTGGGGGACCGATTCAAGTGTGTCACCACCGAACTGTATGCAGATTCCAGTCAGCTCAGCCGAGAGCAGCGGGCATTGCAG atGGAAGGATTACAAGAGGACAGTATTTTATGTCTACCCGCTGCTTACTGTGAG CGTGCAATGATGCGCTTCTCAGAGctggagatgaaagagagagaaggtagcCACCCAGCAACCAAAGACTCCGAGGTGTGCAAATTCAGCCCAGCCGACTGGGAAAGGTTGAAAGGAAATCAGGAGAAAAAGCCAAAGTCAGTCACCCTGGAAGAGGCCATTGCCGACCAGAACGACAGTGAGAGAT GCGAGTACAGTACTGGAAACAAACATGATCTCTTTGAAGCCCCAGAGGACAAAGATCTTCCTGTGGAAAAGTATTTCTTGGAGAGGCCGCCGCCTGTGAGTGAGCCACCCACTGACCAGGGGGTGGTGGACGTGCCACAGAGCCCCACTCCCCGGCTAGACAGGAAACGCAAATTATCAGGTGACAGCACCCACACTGAGACCACTGTGGAAGAGGTAGCTGAGGACCCTCTGAAAGCCAAGCGGAGGCGGATCTCCAAAG GGCTCCATCCTAAAAAGCAGCGCCACTTGCTGCACCTTAGAGAACGGTGGGAGCAGCAGGTGTCGGCGGCAGCCGAGAGCAAACCTGGCCGGCAAAGCAGGAAGGAAGTGATCCAGGCTGTTCAGCCTGAGGTCACCTCCCAGGGGAATAACATCACTGAAGAGAAGCCTGGCAAGAAAAAGGCAGAGGCCAAAGGCAACAGAGGCTGGTCTGAAGAGTCCCTCAAATCCTGTGACAATGAGCAAG GCTTGCCTGTGTTCTCCGACTCTCCGCCCATGAAGAGCCTTTCATCCACCAATGCAAGTGGCAAAAAGCAGACTCAGCCAAGCTGCACGCCAGCCTCGAGGCTGCCTGCCAAACAgcagaaaattaaagaaagccaGAAGACAGATGTGCTGTGCACAGAGGAAGACCAGGATTGTCGGGCTGCCTCCCCGCTGCAAAAATACACAGACAACATCGAGAAGCCATCGGGGAAGAGACTGTGCAAAACCAAGCACTTGATGCCTCAGGAGTCCAGGAGGAGCTTGCAGATCACAGGCGACTACTATGTGGAGAACAGTGACACCAAG ATGACTGTGCGGAGATTCAGAAAGCGACCTGAGCCCAGTTCGGACTACGATTTGTCACCACCAGCCAAGCAGGAGCCAAAGCCCTTTGACCGTTTGCAACAATTGCTACCGGCCACCCAGGCCACACAGCTGCCATGCTCAAATTCTCCTCAAGAGACCACCCAGTCTCGCCCCATGCCGCCAGAAGCTCGGAGACTCATTGTCAATAAGAATGCTGGCGAGACCCTGCTGCAGCGGGCTGCCCGCCTAGGCTATGAG GAAGTGGTCTTATATTGCCTGGAGAACAAGGTCTGTGATGTCAATCATCGAGACAATGCTGGTTACTGTGCCCTGCATGAAGCTTGTGCCAGGGGATGGCTCAACATCGTTCGCCACCTCCTTGAATATGGCGCTGATGTCAACTGCAGTGCCCAGGATGGAACCAG GCCTCTGCATGATGCTGTGGAGAATGACCACTTGGAAATTGTCCGATTGCTTCTTTCCTATGGTGCTGACCCTACTTTAGCCACATACTCAGGGAGGACCATCATGAAAATGACCCACAGTGAACTTATGGAGAAGTTTCTAACAG ACTATTTAAATGACCTGCAGGGCCGCAGTGATGATGACACCAGTGGCGCTTGGGAGTTCTATGGCAGCTCTGTGTGTG AACCAGATGACGAAAGTGGGTACGATGTTTTGGCTAACCCCCCAGGACCAGAAGACCCAGATGAGGAAGAGGATACCTATAGCGATTTGTTTGAGTTTGAGTTTGCCGAAAGCTCCCTCTTGCCATGTTATAACATCCAAGTGTCCGTCGCTCAGGG GCCACGAAACTGGCTTCTGCTCTCAGACGTGCTCAAGAAATTGAAAATGTCCTCCCGGATATTCCGTTGCAATTTTCCC